A window from Flavobacterium gyeonganense encodes these proteins:
- a CDS encoding triple tyrosine motif-containing protein — MKTKLSFLYFLMSVSLFSQELPPIVKYPSAVHGAGNQSWMITQDEQNIMYFANNEGLLEYNGTNWELYPTPNETIMRSVKVIDNKIYTGCYMNFGYWTRQSNGKLKYTSLSDKIKNKILDDEQFWNILKYDQWVLFQSLNRIYIYDTKTKRFKIIAPKNGVVKSFCTKNSIYYQTTNEGLFEIEEGKGKLISEHPVLKKNTIVNVFAVDDGLLIQTQLDGFYKLVGTVLTPFKTAVDSQIKAGFVYSSQRLHDGSYALGTVSDGIFILSDSGKLNYHISQSKGLSNNTALSLFEDKDQNVWIGLDNGINCINLQTPVHSFTDDTGVLGTVYTSIVNNGILYVGTNQGLFCKRYQSNEDFQFVNGTKGQVWSLFEYDNTLFCGHDSGTFIVENTLAKNIFRNSGTWKFEPVPNHKNILFQGNYYGISVLEKINNQWRFKNKIEGFNYSSRYFEIAPNQEIYISHEYKGVFRIKTDYSFSKAIDFYTYSSPKKGKNASLTKFNNTIYYACKDGIFKLNSVAKQFEKDKLLSSIFEKDEYTSGKLIVDKSNKIWLFSKNYIHYFSASKLSHQLKQNIIPIPSSLTNSMLGFENITQISKTAYLIGTTDGYYTLNIDDLSFKNYIVSISEISVNEQNQALKNVVLNEEGSFKSNKNNVTLNYTVPEYNKYINSEYQYLLEGFQNEWSEWSTKSSVNFKNLPPGEYTFKVRAKYANTLLQNTATYTFIVLKPWYLTNLACLVYLLLLVVIGYFINKAYRNFYQKQKEKLIEENNLLLEIKELENEQQLMKLRNEQLSQDVDNKNRELAVSTMSLNSKNELLAFIKEDLKKTVQDDNKNIKSVIRTINDNITEEDSWKIFKEAFDNADKDFLKRIKQIHPLLTPNDLRLCAYLRLNLSSKEIAPLFNISVRSVEIKRYRLRKKMDLQHEIGLVEYILSV, encoded by the coding sequence TTGAAGACTAAGCTTTCCTTTCTGTATTTTTTGATGTCTGTAAGCCTGTTTTCTCAGGAATTACCGCCAATTGTAAAATATCCTTCTGCTGTTCACGGTGCAGGAAACCAAAGCTGGATGATTACGCAGGACGAACAAAATATAATGTATTTTGCCAATAATGAAGGACTTTTAGAGTATAATGGAACAAATTGGGAGTTATATCCAACGCCAAACGAAACCATAATGCGATCGGTAAAAGTAATCGATAATAAGATTTATACCGGTTGCTACATGAATTTTGGTTACTGGACAAGACAGTCAAATGGGAAGTTAAAATACACTTCACTTAGCGACAAAATCAAAAATAAAATTCTGGACGACGAACAATTCTGGAACATTTTAAAATATGATCAATGGGTATTATTTCAGTCTTTGAACCGAATTTATATTTACGATACCAAAACAAAAAGATTTAAAATTATTGCGCCTAAAAATGGTGTTGTAAAATCATTTTGTACCAAAAATTCGATTTATTACCAAACTACAAATGAGGGGCTCTTCGAAATCGAAGAAGGAAAAGGAAAATTGATTTCAGAGCACCCTGTTCTGAAAAAAAATACTATTGTAAATGTTTTTGCAGTTGATGACGGCTTACTGATTCAGACGCAATTAGACGGATTTTATAAACTAGTTGGTACAGTTTTAACTCCTTTTAAAACAGCAGTTGATTCACAGATAAAAGCGGGGTTTGTTTACAGCAGCCAGAGGCTTCATGATGGGAGCTATGCTTTAGGAACTGTTTCTGACGGAATTTTTATTTTATCGGATTCAGGAAAATTAAATTATCATATTTCACAAAGTAAAGGATTGAGTAATAATACTGCTTTGTCTTTGTTTGAAGATAAAGATCAGAATGTTTGGATTGGTCTTGATAATGGAATTAATTGTATAAACTTACAGACTCCTGTCCATAGTTTTACAGACGATACAGGAGTATTAGGAACTGTTTATACTTCAATTGTAAACAACGGAATATTATATGTAGGCACTAATCAGGGATTGTTTTGTAAAAGATACCAAAGTAATGAAGATTTTCAGTTTGTAAATGGAACAAAAGGGCAAGTCTGGTCATTATTTGAATATGATAATACTCTTTTTTGCGGTCACGATTCAGGTACTTTTATTGTAGAAAATACTTTGGCAAAAAATATTTTTAGAAATTCAGGAACATGGAAATTTGAGCCAGTGCCGAATCATAAAAATATTCTGTTTCAGGGAAATTATTACGGAATTTCGGTTTTAGAGAAAATTAATAACCAATGGCGATTTAAAAATAAAATTGAAGGTTTTAATTATTCGTCACGTTATTTTGAAATTGCTCCAAATCAGGAAATTTATATAAGTCATGAATACAAGGGGGTTTTTAGGATTAAAACCGATTATTCTTTTTCAAAGGCAATAGATTTTTATACATATTCTTCTCCCAAAAAAGGGAAAAATGCAAGTCTTACAAAATTTAATAATACAATATATTATGCTTGTAAAGACGGAATATTCAAATTAAATTCAGTTGCAAAACAGTTTGAAAAAGACAAATTACTGAGTTCTATTTTTGAAAAGGACGAATATACTTCGGGTAAACTGATTGTTGATAAATCGAATAAAATCTGGTTATTTTCTAAAAATTATATCCATTATTTTTCTGCCAGTAAGTTAAGTCATCAGTTAAAACAAAATATTATTCCAATTCCTTCATCCTTAACAAATTCTATGCTGGGTTTTGAAAATATTACTCAAATTTCAAAGACAGCTTATTTAATAGGAACTACCGATGGTTATTATACACTTAATATTGATGATTTAAGTTTTAAAAATTATATAGTTTCCATTTCCGAGATTTCCGTTAATGAGCAGAATCAGGCTTTGAAAAATGTTGTTTTAAATGAAGAAGGAAGTTTTAAATCGAATAAAAACAATGTCACTTTAAATTATACTGTTCCGGAATACAATAAATATATTAATTCAGAATATCAATATTTGTTAGAAGGTTTTCAGAATGAATGGAGTGAGTGGAGTACAAAATCTTCTGTTAATTTTAAAAATTTACCACCAGGAGAATATACTTTCAAAGTTCGTGCAAAATATGCCAATACACTTTTACAAAATACAGCTACTTATACTTTTATAGTTTTGAAACCCTGGTATTTAACTAATCTGGCTTGTTTGGTTTATTTATTACTGCTTGTTGTGATTGGCTATTTTATTAATAAGGCGTATCGAAACTTTTATCAAAAGCAAAAAGAGAAGTTAATAGAGGAAAATAATCTATTATTAGAGATCAAGGAACTCGAAAACGAGCAGCAGTTGATGAAACTCAGAAACGAGCAATTGTCACAGGATGTTGATAATAAAAACAGGGAGTTAGCGGTTTCAACCATGAGTCTCAATAGCAAAAATGAACTTTTAGCATTTATTAAAGAAGATTTGAAGAAAACGGTTCAGGATGATAACAAAAATATAAAATCGGTTATTAGAACTATCAATGACAATATTACAGAGGAAGATTCCTGGAAAATTTTTAAAGAAGCTTTTGATAATGCTGACAAAGACTTTTTAAAAAGAATAAAACAGATACATCCGTTACTTACTCCCAATGATTTGCGACTGTGTGCATACCTGCGATTGAATCTTTCTTCAAAAGAAATCGCACCATTATTTAATATCTCGGTTCGAAGTGTTGAAATAAAAAGGTATCGCCTACGCAAAAAAATGGATTTGCAGCATGAAATTGGTCTAGTAGAATATATTTTGTCTGTATAG
- a CDS encoding SusC/RagA family TonB-linked outer membrane protein — protein MKPKLLLIVLLLFTSFAFSQTFDVNGTVLDASGMSLPGVNVKVKSSSQSTTTDFDGSFKLSGLSKGTIIVLSYIGFRTQEVSVSDNRITVKMNDDAKSLDEVVVIGYGTQKKRDLTGSVGLVDSKTIEALKPVKVEQALQGTVSGVNVTSQSGAPGAGLDIRIRGIATNGENKPAAIIDGYIGDLSLLNPGDIETITVLKDSQAAIYGTIGANGIILITTKMGKRNTKAKLSYNTYTGFQETSKKLQTLNATEYALLLNESYANAGKTVPYPNVTGLGKGTDWQDEVFGKGIPIISHDLTISGGSEKINYSVSGSHLDQEGIVGADKSGFLRNTARVAIGGDVTDRLKFKTNVIYTYFTRKTVNENGLGSVLFNALNIPATIKPYDANGNFTVIPLNGLGNEIINPLAQIANTYNDYNYKKLNGSFGIDYKIFKDFVITSTIGFNTSNSESKTFGKEISYGGKVFDVKQSSVTQGAVNDNDYSFDLYGTYTKKVGESHNIVGVIGTTIYKTWGNGLYATGYDVPYNSWEFADLKLISTISKVLNNSSYDYDVRRLSYFGRVQYDFKGKYLLSAIIRRDASSRFGPANKVAYFPSVTGGWVVSDEKFFGNSKTVNFLKFRASYGSLGNDQIGDFTYLGQLTGEATYVFNGELVSGRAQGILPNPNVKWEAAKKFDVGVDMKLLDNKVSVVADYFIDTRKDLLIPGIAVTGISGIGAPGAGAPTINAGTVRNSGFEFAVDYKEKFSDAFSMSAGYNVTFLKNKVIEVNNATHYIERGSFSVGQLAPTRMEEGKPIGYFYGYKTDGIFQNQAEVDAHPSQLALGANAVPGDLRFVDINGDGVVDSKDRTNIGDQIPAATMGFNLQLNYKNLDFAVYTYASLGNDLIRNYERNLSDVNHLDYILDRWTGEGTSNSTPRVTTGATSNSVFSDYYVDDASYLRIQNVQLGYTLDPKLTQKAGITKLRLYVGANNLYTFTKYKGFDPGASTGDPIAGGIDYGFYPVPRTYQLGLNLNF, from the coding sequence ATGAAACCAAAATTATTATTAATAGTATTGCTACTGTTTACCTCTTTTGCGTTTTCGCAGACTTTTGATGTAAATGGTACAGTACTGGATGCTTCAGGGATGTCACTGCCTGGAGTAAATGTAAAAGTTAAAAGTTCGTCACAAAGTACCACAACAGATTTTGACGGTTCTTTTAAATTATCAGGCCTTTCAAAAGGAACGATAATCGTTTTAAGTTACATCGGTTTTCGAACCCAAGAGGTTTCTGTATCGGATAACAGAATAACTGTCAAAATGAACGATGATGCAAAGTCATTGGATGAAGTTGTGGTGATTGGTTATGGTACACAGAAAAAGAGAGATCTTACCGGATCAGTAGGTTTAGTTGACAGTAAAACGATTGAAGCTTTAAAACCTGTAAAAGTAGAGCAGGCTTTGCAAGGAACTGTTTCAGGGGTAAATGTAACTAGTCAGTCAGGTGCCCCTGGTGCGGGATTAGATATTCGCATACGTGGTATTGCTACTAATGGTGAAAACAAACCAGCTGCTATTATTGATGGTTATATAGGAGATTTAAGTTTGCTGAACCCTGGCGATATTGAAACTATTACGGTATTAAAGGATTCCCAAGCTGCTATCTATGGAACTATTGGTGCAAACGGTATCATTTTGATTACTACTAAGATGGGGAAAAGAAATACTAAAGCTAAACTTTCATACAATACATATACAGGGTTTCAGGAAACATCAAAAAAGCTACAGACTTTAAATGCTACAGAATATGCCCTTTTATTAAATGAAAGTTATGCTAACGCAGGAAAAACAGTTCCCTATCCTAACGTTACTGGTTTAGGAAAAGGCACCGACTGGCAGGATGAAGTTTTTGGTAAAGGGATACCAATTATCAGTCATGACTTAACTATTTCAGGAGGATCAGAAAAAATAAACTATTCTGTTAGCGGTTCCCATCTTGATCAGGAAGGAATAGTTGGGGCAGATAAATCTGGATTTTTAAGAAATACTGCCAGAGTAGCTATTGGTGGTGACGTAACTGATAGATTAAAATTTAAGACTAATGTAATTTATACTTATTTTACAAGAAAAACAGTAAATGAAAACGGATTAGGGTCTGTTTTATTTAATGCTTTAAATATTCCAGCTACAATTAAACCATATGATGCAAATGGAAATTTTACAGTAATACCTCTTAATGGGTTAGGAAACGAAATTATTAATCCTTTAGCCCAGATTGCTAACACCTATAATGATTATAATTATAAAAAACTTAATGGAAGCTTTGGTATAGATTATAAAATTTTTAAAGATTTTGTAATAACGAGTACCATCGGTTTTAATACTTCAAACAGTGAATCGAAAACTTTTGGAAAAGAAATTAGTTATGGGGGTAAAGTGTTTGACGTAAAGCAAAGCTCAGTAACTCAGGGAGCTGTAAATGATAATGATTATTCATTTGACCTTTATGGTACTTACACAAAAAAAGTCGGTGAAAGTCATAATATAGTTGGCGTTATTGGCACTACAATTTACAAAACCTGGGGCAATGGACTTTATGCAACTGGCTATGATGTGCCTTATAATTCATGGGAATTTGCTGACCTTAAATTAATATCAACTATTTCAAAAGTTTTAAATAACAGTTCTTATGATTATGATGTAAGAAGATTGTCTTATTTTGGAAGGGTACAATACGATTTTAAAGGCAAATATTTACTTTCTGCTATTATAAGACGCGATGCCTCTTCCAGATTCGGTCCGGCAAATAAAGTAGCTTATTTTCCTTCTGTCACTGGAGGATGGGTTGTTTCTGACGAAAAATTCTTTGGAAATTCAAAAACAGTTAATTTCTTAAAATTCAGAGCCAGTTATGGTAGTTTAGGAAATGATCAGATTGGAGATTTTACTTATTTAGGTCAGCTCACAGGAGAAGCTACTTACGTTTTTAATGGCGAATTGGTTAGTGGCAGGGCTCAGGGTATTCTGCCAAACCCGAATGTGAAATGGGAAGCAGCTAAGAAGTTTGATGTTGGGGTTGATATGAAATTATTAGATAATAAAGTTTCAGTAGTAGCAGATTATTTTATAGATACCAGAAAAGATTTGCTAATCCCTGGTATTGCAGTTACTGGTATAAGTGGGATAGGTGCACCGGGTGCTGGTGCTCCAACGATAAATGCCGGTACAGTAAGGAATTCAGGTTTTGAATTTGCTGTCGATTACAAAGAGAAGTTTTCTGATGCTTTTTCTATGAGCGCCGGATACAATGTTACTTTTCTTAAAAATAAAGTAATTGAGGTAAATAATGCTACTCATTATATAGAAAGAGGCTCATTTTCTGTGGGGCAGCTTGCGCCAACCAGAATGGAAGAAGGAAAGCCAATAGGTTATTTTTATGGATATAAAACTGATGGTATTTTTCAAAATCAGGCAGAAGTTGATGCACACCCTTCTCAACTGGCTTTAGGAGCAAATGCTGTTCCCGGTGACTTGAGATTTGTAGATATTAATGGAGATGGTGTTGTAGATAGCAAAGACAGAACAAATATTGGAGATCAGATTCCTGCAGCTACTATGGGATTCAATTTACAGCTCAATTATAAAAATCTGGATTTCGCAGTTTACACTTATGCATCTTTGGGTAATGACTTAATAAGAAACTACGAGAGGAATCTGTCAGATGTTAACCATTTGGATTATATATTAGACAGATGGACTGGAGAAGGAACTTCAAATTCGACACCAAGAGTTACAACAGGGGCTACATCAAATAGTGTCTTTTCTGATTATTATGTTGATGACGCTTCTTATTTAAGAATTCAAAATGTGCAGTTAGGGTACACATTAGATCCTAAATTAACTCAAAAAGCCGGAATTACAAAACTTAGACTATATGTTGGGGCCAATAATCTTTACACTTTTACAAAATATAAAGGTTTTGATCCTGGAGCTTCTACCGGAGATCCTATTGCGGGAGGAATTGATTACGGGTTTTATCCGGTACCAAGAACTTATCAATTAGGACTTAATCTTAACTTTTAA
- a CDS encoding RagB/SusD family nutrient uptake outer membrane protein, with product MKKYTQIFLLTGLLFSTVFVSCSDDFVETKPQYSIDSENYFNSKSDYDQALVAAYDILQSTYANVLLGEIASDNTLCGGESPTDVIGWQQIDDMIHTSTNSNLKNIWDWMFAGVQRTNYILEFKDKTDFEGKAQLLAETRFLRAYYQFELVKWFGGIPMKGDARFKLGDEKTIPRSTVAEVYASIEADLTFAIANLSPLTSTTQKGRITKGAAQALLGKAYLYQKKFAQAATTLEGLITTSPYSLVSDYNSIFEMEGENGPESVFEIQYTDVEGAGFGCLQCSEGNVAVGFSGIRGYEGPLFSPGFSFNVPTQESADAFEVGDRRKDVAILDIAAWAAANSGVKYSKGNEDTGFFNRKYLPRKRSANAAGDLNLTNPNNYRAIRYADVLLMAAEAYNRGGIDDGKARGYLNQVRRRAFGDTNHDISASGAALTDFILAERRLELFGEGHRFFDLVRTGKAVGKIPGFEKDKNELFPIPIEEIQFANGSWKQNPGY from the coding sequence ATGAAAAAATATACACAAATATTTCTTTTAACAGGACTACTGTTTTCAACAGTTTTTGTTTCTTGCTCGGATGATTTTGTAGAGACCAAACCACAGTATTCTATAGATTCAGAAAACTATTTTAACTCAAAGAGTGATTATGATCAGGCATTAGTTGCTGCTTATGACATACTTCAATCTACATACGCCAATGTTTTGCTGGGAGAAATTGCTTCAGATAATACTTTGTGTGGAGGAGAAAGCCCTACAGACGTTATCGGCTGGCAGCAAATTGATGATATGATTCACACTTCAACAAACAGCAACCTTAAGAATATATGGGATTGGATGTTTGCAGGTGTGCAAAGAACTAACTATATCCTTGAATTTAAGGATAAAACTGATTTTGAAGGAAAGGCACAACTTCTGGCAGAAACGCGTTTTCTTAGAGCATATTATCAATTTGAATTAGTAAAATGGTTTGGCGGTATTCCGATGAAAGGCGATGCTAGATTTAAACTTGGAGATGAAAAAACAATTCCTCGCTCAACAGTAGCAGAAGTATATGCTTCAATAGAAGCTGATTTAACTTTTGCAATTGCTAATTTGTCTCCATTAACATCGACAACTCAAAAAGGAAGAATTACTAAAGGAGCAGCGCAGGCTTTATTAGGGAAAGCCTATTTATATCAAAAAAAATTTGCACAGGCAGCCACAACTTTAGAAGGTTTAATAACTACTTCTCCTTATTCTTTGGTGTCAGATTATAATTCAATATTCGAAATGGAAGGAGAAAACGGACCTGAATCAGTATTTGAAATACAATATACAGACGTTGAAGGTGCCGGATTTGGGTGTTTGCAATGCAGCGAAGGGAATGTAGCAGTTGGTTTCAGTGGTATACGTGGTTATGAGGGGCCATTGTTTTCACCTGGTTTTAGTTTTAATGTTCCAACTCAGGAAAGTGCGGATGCTTTTGAAGTTGGCGACAGACGTAAAGATGTTGCTATATTAGATATTGCAGCCTGGGCAGCAGCTAATTCTGGTGTTAAGTATAGTAAAGGAAATGAGGATACGGGTTTTTTTAACCGAAAATATTTACCAAGAAAAAGAAGCGCGAATGCTGCGGGAGATTTGAATTTGACGAATCCAAATAATTACAGGGCTATTCGTTATGCTGATGTTTTATTAATGGCTGCTGAAGCTTACAACAGAGGAGGAATTGATGATGGTAAAGCAAGAGGATATCTGAATCAGGTGAGAAGACGTGCTTTTGGAGATACTAATCATGATATATCAGCTTCAGGAGCTGCATTAACTGATTTTATTTTAGCAGAAAGAAGACTGGAACTTTTTGGAGAAGGACATCGTTTTTTTGATTTGGTGAGAACTGGAAAAGCAGTTGGGAAAATACCCGGTTTTGAAAAAGATAAAAACGAGTTATTTCCGATTCCAATTGAGGAGATTCAATTTGCAAACGGAAGCTGGAAACAAAATCCCGGATATTAA